Genomic DNA from Marinobacter sp. MDS2:
TGCGGCCGCCAGCAAGTCTCGGACATTCGCCTCCGGCGATGCAATCGCCAGCCCGGCGTGAACACAGGTTTCCACCGGTGCCGCCAAGTCCGAATATAACCCGTCCAACGTCTCGACCAAGGCTTCACACCACACTTTCACATCCACTGCCGATGCGCCGGGCAGGTAAGCTGCAAACTCCGCTCCGGTTCTGCGTCCGGCAAACGCACCGCCATGTTTCATCACAAAGGTGTTCATGGCCTTACCGACCTGTTTTAACAACCGGTCGCCTTCCTCGCGACCATGGCTTTGGTTGAACTCGCCAAAACAGCTCAGCTGAAGCAGCATCAGCACCCCCGGCGCTGACTTTTCCTCGGACTCGACTTCCACCTTCAGGCGCTGATCAAATGCGCTCCGGCTTGCCAGCCCGGTCACGGGATCCTCGTTATTCACTTTTCGCAAATGCTGGATCAACTTTCCCTGTCCGGCGAACAGTTGCCCCAAATCATCCGCCATCTGATTCATGGCTTCTGTCACCTGATTCAATTCCCGGGTAGAACGCACGGCCACCCTTTCCCTGAAGTCCCTCCGGCTCAATGCCCGGGCCTGTTTCTCCAACTCGCTCAACGGTTGCAGTAAACGCTTCAACAAGAACCACAACCCCAGCATGCCCACACCACCGATCAATACCACGGCCGCCAGCAACCCGAGCGTGATTCTCCAAAGGTCGTCGTAGGCTCTGCCCAGGTTGCTGACCACCTCTACCGTCCCCAGTTGAGCCCACCCCCGCACCACTTGCGCTTTGCCTTCAGGCTTTTGCATTTTCGCGGCCCGCACAAACCAGTCGGGTGCCACCGACGTACGCAAGGGTATCTCCCTGCCCGTCAGCAGGATCCTTCCGTGACCGTAGAACTTGACCGACAGGTAGCTGCCACTATCGAACACTGCGTCGATCAACGATGAAGCAGCAACGATATCGGACGCATCGACTGCTTTAGAAAGCGCTACGCCTGTGGCGGTTGCTGCATCTCGAGCATGCTCCAAATGCTGCGACGACACGTAATTCCGGAAGGTATTGAACGTCACTGAAAAAATGGTCAACAAAATCAGCACCAGGAGACTGCCGGTGAATACCAACAGCAATGCCCGAAGGCTCATCACGCCATCTTGCCGTCGGCTGTTCATAACCTGCCCCTCTGCTATAACGCTCCTCAACCCGGAGCCGTATCTGAAGGCACCACCAACTCTGTGATCACCATCAAGAGTTGACAAAGATTTACAAAGTGCCGTCTACGTCGACAACATTAAACACTATAGACTCTCCCTTAGGACTATGATGCCTCGGCATAACGTGACCGAGAAAGAAGTTTGTCCGGCCGGACAGAACAACCAATAACAGAAAGGCCCGAGCACAATGAGCGACGAAAGCCAGAAGGAAAAACTCAGACAACATTTTGCCCGGCGCGTCACCACTCAAGCGCGTGTTGTTCTGGATACCTGGCAAAAAATTCACGAGGCCCCAACGCAAGCCCAGACATACCGGAATGCGCTGGAAGCCGCCGCCGACAAACTGGTGCGTTACGCCCGCCGTTTCGAGATGGAAAACCACGCTCGCGCCGGAGAAACCATTCTCGCCCGGCTTGCTCACTGGCACCCTGAGACCCCGCTTGGCACTGCTCAACTGCAGGCGCTTGAAGAGTCCATGGAAACCCTTCGTCACAGCACCCAACGCCGCAGTGACGAGAACAATGATGCGCCCCACCCTTTTCGCCGAACGCCGGTCTACATCGCGCTTACCGACGACGAATCCGCAGCCCGAATGATCAAACAACTCGAATTTTTCGGTTTTCGTGCGGCCGCCTACAAAACCCCCAACGATCTGGTGGCGGCGTGCGCATTGAGCAAACCCGAAACCATCCTGATCGACATCAACTTTGGCGGCGGAGCGTCTTCCGGGATATCCACCATCGAGCATCTTCAGGAGCAACACGACACCCCCATTCCCATCATTTTCATGAGCGATGAAGACGGATCCATCGAAACCCGGTTAAGGGCTTCCCGGTGTGGTGGCGAAGAATTCTTCTACCCGGCGGTTGATCCGGGGCAGTTGATCGAAAAAATCGAAACCTATACCCACGGCAATACGGTGGAGCCCTACCGGGTGCTGGTGCTCGACGATTCCCGGGCCCAGGCCAAATTCATGGAAACGGTGCTGAAGAAAGCCGGAATGAACGCCCACATCATCACCGACCCCATGCAGATCATTACCGCGCTGGATGAATTCTCGCCCGAAATCATCCTGCTCGACATGTACATGCCCGGCTGCACCGGCATGGAGATTGCCCGCGTTATTCGTCAACAGGACAAATTTCACAGCGTCCCGATCATTTACCTTTCGGCCGAAGACGATGTCGGTAAACAGTTGCACGCCATGAGCCTCGGTGGCGACGATTTCCTGACCAAACCGGTAGACCCCAAACACCTGATTGCCACACTGCACAACCGTGGCCGGCGCGCCCGCTCACTGCTGGCGCTGATGATTCGCGACAGCCTGACCGGTCTGTTTAATCACACTCACACCCTGTACCTGCTGGAGCAGGAAATCGTGCGAGCGCGCCAGAAAGACCAGCCACTGTGCTTCGCCATGATCGATCTGGACTACTTCAAGAAAGTGAACGACACCTTCGGTCACCCCATCGGAGACCGGATTCTCCGAAGCCTGTCCATGTTCCTGAAGCAGCGGTTGCGCAAAACTGACCACATCGGGCGCTATGGCGGAGAAGAGTTCGCTTTGATTCTGCCCAACACACGCCCCGGTGATGCCCGTAATGTGGTGAATGAAATTCGGGAGCGATTTTCCGAACTCCTGCAAGAGGCCGGCGACCGCCAGTTCAAAGTGACCTTCAGTTGCGGACTGGCGGCCTGGCAAGGAGAAAGCTCCCAATCTTTGTGCGAGCGAGCCGACCGAGCCCTCTACGTATCCAAAGCCCACGGCCGAAATTGCGTGACACTGGCCGAAGAGTGACCCACCCCCGGACCGGGCGTTCTGCCCGGTCCATGAAACCAATGTCGAATACCCGCCCTGTTCGCCATCACCGACAATGCGAGTCATCAACCAAATGTCATCGCGCGTGAGGCAATTGCTGTGTAATCTTTTTTCAGGATCAAAGACACACCCGAAGATTGTCAAAAAGTGTTGATCTGAAGCTGATAAGTACGCACCATTTAGCAAAACTGCTGTTATCTTCGGCGATCCTGTCAAAAACAAACAAGGCAAATTTCATCATGTCGACCATACTTGTGCTACATGGACCCAACCTCAATATGCTCGGCACACGCGAGCCCGAGGTCTATGGCCATGAGACGCTGGCAGACATTGACGACCGCTTGCGGCATCAGGCTTCGGAACAAGGCCATCATCTGCTGCACCTGCAATCGAATGCAGAGTACGAATTGATTGACCGTATTCACGAAGCCCGGGCTGAAGGGGTGGACTTCATCATTATCAACCCCGCCGCCTTCACCCACACCAGTGTCGCCTTGCGGGACGCTCTGTTGGCATCGGGCATCCCGTTCATTGAAGTGCACCTGTCAAACGTGCACGCGCGGGAGCCGTTCCGGCACCACTCGTATTTTTCAGATATCGCCCAAGGCGTTATCTGCGGTTTAGGCAGCCAAGGTTACGATCTTGCTTTACAGGCTGCCCTGCAAAAAATTCACTGATAGACCAGAGACAACGGGACTGGAATAGTTATGGATATTCGCAAAATCAAGAAACTGATCGAACTGCTCGAGGAATCTGACGTCGAGGAGCTGGAAATTCACGAGGGCGATGATTCGGTACGCATCTCCCGTCGTCGTGAGCAAGCGCCCGGCCAGGTTGTCAGCCATTACGCCGCACCGGCACCTCAAGCGGCCCCGGCACCTGCCAGCGCGCCTGCCTCTGAAGAAGCGCCTGCCGCGCCAGCTGCCATTAACGGTCACGCGCTGAAATCACCGATGGTTGGTACCTTCTACCGGTCACCGTCACCGTCGGCACCTGCGTTTGTAGAAGTGGGCCAATCGGTCAAGGCTGGCGATGTCATCTGCATTGTTGAGGCAATGAAAATGATGAACCAGATTGAAGCCGACAAGTCTGGCACCATCACCGAAATTCTGGTCGAAAATGGCCAGCCGGTGGAGTTTGACCAACCTTTGGTCGTCATTTCCTGAATCTGGTGATTGCTACCCATGGCTATGTTAGAG
This window encodes:
- a CDS encoding EAL domain-containing protein; the encoded protein is MNSRRQDGVMSLRALLLVFTGSLLVLILLTIFSVTFNTFRNYVSSQHLEHARDAATATGVALSKAVDASDIVAASSLIDAVFDSGSYLSVKFYGHGRILLTGREIPLRTSVAPDWFVRAAKMQKPEGKAQVVRGWAQLGTVEVVSNLGRAYDDLWRITLGLLAAVVLIGGVGMLGLWFLLKRLLQPLSELEKQARALSRRDFRERVAVRSTRELNQVTEAMNQMADDLGQLFAGQGKLIQHLRKVNNEDPVTGLASRSAFDQRLKVEVESEEKSAPGVLMLLQLSCFGEFNQSHGREEGDRLLKQVGKAMNTFVMKHGGAFAGRRTGAEFAAYLPGASAVDVKVWCEALVETLDGLYSDLAAPVETCVHAGLAIASPEANVRDLLAAADTALRTAQQREESCCWIKDASGNSYHTMDTWRDIINDAIRGQKLSLWLQPMVQGPNQELQYFQVFSRICTPEGVLKAGAFVPMAERLGLIADIDRVLVASVLQRLAHKPEEKLAISLGSASVADETFREDLLSMLGSAGTRNGRLWVGISEMTLHHHRAHASQLIRALVKLHVPVLVDRFGVGGVPFNYLRNLPLSGLRIDNSFVHDLDSHEDNRFWLESVIGIARSRGVKVFATGVERSEEYSVLCKLGIDGAMGYHLGRPFAADEESTGE
- a CDS encoding diguanylate cyclase is translated as MSDESQKEKLRQHFARRVTTQARVVLDTWQKIHEAPTQAQTYRNALEAAADKLVRYARRFEMENHARAGETILARLAHWHPETPLGTAQLQALEESMETLRHSTQRRSDENNDAPHPFRRTPVYIALTDDESAARMIKQLEFFGFRAAAYKTPNDLVAACALSKPETILIDINFGGGASSGISTIEHLQEQHDTPIPIIFMSDEDGSIETRLRASRCGGEEFFYPAVDPGQLIEKIETYTHGNTVEPYRVLVLDDSRAQAKFMETVLKKAGMNAHIITDPMQIITALDEFSPEIILLDMYMPGCTGMEIARVIRQQDKFHSVPIIYLSAEDDVGKQLHAMSLGGDDFLTKPVDPKHLIATLHNRGRRARSLLALMIRDSLTGLFNHTHTLYLLEQEIVRARQKDQPLCFAMIDLDYFKKVNDTFGHPIGDRILRSLSMFLKQRLRKTDHIGRYGGEEFALILPNTRPGDARNVVNEIRERFSELLQEAGDRQFKVTFSCGLAAWQGESSQSLCERADRALYVSKAHGRNCVTLAEE
- the aroQ gene encoding type II 3-dehydroquinate dehydratase, with the translated sequence MSTILVLHGPNLNMLGTREPEVYGHETLADIDDRLRHQASEQGHHLLHLQSNAEYELIDRIHEARAEGVDFIIINPAAFTHTSVALRDALLASGIPFIEVHLSNVHAREPFRHHSYFSDIAQGVICGLGSQGYDLALQAALQKIH
- the accB gene encoding acetyl-CoA carboxylase biotin carboxyl carrier protein — translated: MDIRKIKKLIELLEESDVEELEIHEGDDSVRISRRREQAPGQVVSHYAAPAPQAAPAPASAPASEEAPAAPAAINGHALKSPMVGTFYRSPSPSAPAFVEVGQSVKAGDVICIVEAMKMMNQIEADKSGTITEILVENGQPVEFDQPLVVIS